Proteins found in one Brachypodium distachyon strain Bd21 chromosome 5, Brachypodium_distachyon_v3.0, whole genome shotgun sequence genomic segment:
- the LOC100828863 gene encoding recQ-mediated genome instability protein 1 isoform X4: MRRRNLVISSDSDEEDDGATIASVSAATGGGGSVDRPSSQNPSQVPYPLPSSAPPSPPVEISDDEEEVDEIEDPDEDYPFVDVAYEMQDSDVEDTFVDVPDDLSPPAPVPPQHPPGRTSPSAPVPASAPPFRTPTPTPPPAPAPAPAPPFRTPTPTPPPAPAPAPAPPFRTPTPTPPPAPAPASAPPFQTPTPPASAPPFRTPTPTPAAPPFPTPTPTPPLAPPSAPLGRTPTPTPPSAPAFSPMARTPTPTPPSGAAPALRGRTATPTPPPAWTPTPTPLTASTPPSALSARLRPVDAFLRRLGLRVRPEWLELCATEIPEFNGSSGTEVLARRCFEQFLFADMNACGAGVLPQGIRSMNAAILDGPFVLQVDEIVNISAPLRERYHGANAGPKRCLKLSMTDGSQRIYGMEYRPIKDLEVLTPAGFKIIIRNVHIRRGLLMLVPEVIEILGGVVDELEAARDRLVSEVNKPPRGKRKQGGLLLSTRATQAAWRCNISITNGSEQGVSVPRTVNPSNTTAGLGNISQVRITTETMVEGRINPPVLVNVLQQNQHSQEFSMQDRSTSLTRNDVGVSAPATYRYEPQPSISRTTSTLAEGYLEHPIVSNSVHEQMQRVQEITMQDRGAASTRNRGEPSASTPCGNGSQQGPHGTGTSSNGAARSSNVDNKIERPVILSGENEKPFTYAFNMMSDWLIEQDTRPYIRGKIKGFITSVKRFQYKQCKEYELIVFIEDGSHISEALVDSAILENITGYTSEEATVTLLDASSASAIALKQIMIGFQQYLVKFEQAHFFLHVVW; the protein is encoded by the exons ATGAGGCGCCGAAACCTAGTCAtctcctccgactccgacgaagaagacgacgggGCCACTATCGCCTCCGTCTCCGCTGCgactggcggcggcggaagcgtCGACCGGCCGTCGTCTCAAAACCCTAGCCAGGTTCCCTACCCATTGCCGTCCTCGGcacccccctcccctcccgtCGAGATCTccgatgacgaggaggaggtcgatgAGATCGAGGACCCGGACGAGGACTACCCCTTCGTAGACGTCGCCTACGAGATGCAGGACTCCGACGTGGAGGACACCTTCGTCGACGTCCCCGACGACCTCTCCCCACCGGCTCCGGTTCCACCTCAACATCCTCCGGGCCGAACTTCACCTTCAGCTCCCGTTCCCGCATCGGCTCCTCCGTTCCGAACCCCAACCCCAACCccgcctccagctccagctccggcaCCCGCACCTCCGTTCCGAACCCCAACCCCAACCccgcctccagctccagctccggcaCCCGCACCTCCGTTCCGAACCCCAACCCCAACCccgcctccagctccagctccggcaTCCGCTCCTCCGTTCCAAACCCCAACCCCGCCTGCATCCGCTCCTCCGTTCAGAACCCCAACCCCAACCCCAGCCGCTCCTCCGTTCCCAACCCCAACACCAACCCCACCTCTCGCTCCCCCGTCCGCTCCTCTGGGCCGAACACCAACGCCAACCCCACCTTCCGCGCCGGCGTTCTCTCCTATGGCCCGAACGCCAACACCAACTCCACCGTCCGGTGCTGCTCCTGCTCTTCGGGGTCGAACCGCAACTCCAACTCCACCCCCAGCCTGGACCCCAACTCCGACCCCACTCACGGCCTCGACCCCGCCGTCTGCACTGAGTGCGCGGCTGCGTCCGGTGGATGCGTTCCTGCGGCGGCTTGGGCTGCGTGTGCGGCCTGAGTGGCTGGAACTGTGCGCCACAGAGATTCCCGAGTTCAACGGTTCCAGCGGCACAGAAGTGCTGGCCAGACGGTGCTTTGAGCAGTTCCTCTTTGCCGACATGAATGCCTGCGGTGCTGGTGTGCTCCCACAGGGTATTAGATCAATGAACGCTGCTATCCTCGATGGGCCATTTGTGCTGCAG GTTGATGAAATTGTCAACATATCAGCTCCTCTAAGGGAAAGATATCATGGTGCTAATGCTGGGCCCAAAAGATGTTTAAAATTATCAATGACAGATGGCAGCCAACGCATATATGGAATGGAGTACAGGCCTATCAAAGACCTGGAAGTTCTCACTCCTGCTGGTTTTAAG ATTATTATAAGGAATGTACACATAAGGAGGGGACTTCTTATGCTAGTCCCTGAGGTTATTGAGATTCTTGGTGGGGTAGTTGATGAATTGGAAGCAGCACGTGACAGACTTGTTTCTGAAGTTAATAAACCACCTCGTGGCAAAAG GAAGCAAGGTGGATTACTTTTGTCCACCAGAGCCACCCAAGCTGCCTGGCGATGTAATATCAGCATTACAAATGGTAGCGAGCAAGGGGTATCAGTGCCAAGAACAGTAAACCCCTCTAATACAACAGCAGGATTAG GTAATATCTCTCAAGTTCGTATAACTACAGAAACAATGGTAGAAGGGCGTATTAACCCCCCTGTTTTAGTAAATGTTCTCCAACAAAATCAGCATTCTCAAGAATTCAGCATGCAGGACCGATCTACTTCTCTTACAAGGAACGATGTAGGAGTTTCAGCACCTGCTACCTATAGATATGAGCCCCAACCGAGCATTAGCAGAACTACATCAACTTTGGCAGAAGGATATCTTGAGCATCCTATTGTGTCAAACAGTGTCCATGAACAAATGCAACGCGTTCAGGAAATTACCATGCAGGACCGAGGTGCTGCATCTACCCGGAACAGGGGAGAACCGTCTGCATCTACTCCTTGTGGAAATGGTTCCCAACAAGGGCCACATGGGACTGGTACTAGTAGTAATGGTGCAGCGCGGTCTTCAAATGTTGATAACAAGATTGAACGTCCTGTCATTTTAAGTGGTGAAAATGAGAAGCCTTTTACATACGCTTTCAACATGATGTCAGATTGGCTCATAGAACAGGACACAAGACCATATATTCGAGGAAAAATAAAG GGTTTCATCACTTCTGTCAAACGATTTCAATATAAGCAATGCAAAGAATATGAGCTTATTGTTTTCATAGAGGATGGAAGTCATATTTCAGAGGCCCTTGTTGACAGTGCT ATTTTAGAGAACATAACTGGTTACACCTCTGAGGAGGCTACGGTTACTCTTCTTGACGCAAGCTCAGCATCAGCCATTGCTTTGAAACAAATTATGATTGGGTTCCAGCAATATTTGGTGAAGTTTGAG CAGGCGCATTTTTTCCTGCACGTTGTCTGGTAA